In Aristaeella hokkaidonensis, the following are encoded in one genomic region:
- the adhE gene encoding bifunctional acetaldehyde-CoA/alcohol dehydrogenase gives MDQKTYETVDSPETLEAAIARVREAQRQYASYTQEQVDRIFLAAATAANQARIPLARMAVEETGMGVVEDKVIKNHYASEYIYNAYRDTKTCGVIEEDKAGGMKKIAEPIGVVAAVIPTTNPTSTAIFKSLICLKTRNGIIISPHPRAKQATIAAAKVVLEAAVKAGAPEGIISWIDVPSLEMTNTVMKEADIILATGGPGMVKAAYSSGKPALGVGAGNVPAVIDESADILLAVNSIIHSKTFDNGMICASEQSVIVVDSVYDSVKAEFAARGCWFLKGEELNKVRKTILINGALNAKIVGQSAYRIAELAGVTVPEGTKVLIGEVESVDISEEFAHEKLSPVLAMYRAQDLEDAFAKADRLIADGGYGHTASLYINTQKKQEVLDAFAARMKTCRIVVNTPSSQGGIGDLYNFRMMPSLTLGCGSWGGNSVSENVGVKHLLNIKTVTERRENMLWFRAPEKVYIKKGCLPVALSELKTVMGKKKAFVVTDSFLYHNGNTKPITDKLDEMGISHATFFDVAPDPTLACAKAGAEQMRLFQPDVIIALGGGSAMDAAKIMWVLYEHPEVDFMDMAMRFMDIRKRVYTFPKMGEKAYFVAIPTSAGTGSEVTPFAVITDEQSGVKYPLADYELLPNMAIIDTDFHMTAPKGLTAASGIDAVTHALEAYASMLATDYTDGLAIQALKNIFTYLPRAYDDGMTDVEAREKMANAATMAGMAFANAFLGVCHSMAHKLGAFHHIAHGVANALMIEEVLRFNAAETPAKMGTFPQYEYPHTMRRYAEVAEALGITEGTDEDKLEALIKKINDLKAYVGIKSTIRDYVPDEKDFLDRLDAMTEQAFDDQCTGANPRYPLMSEIKQMYLNAYYGGKHFTETAKPTEYDIATYEDDAAKKAYRPGHKL, from the coding sequence ATGGATCAGAAGACCTATGAAACGGTGGACAGCCCGGAAACACTGGAGGCTGCCATAGCCCGGGTGCGGGAAGCACAGCGCCAGTACGCCTCCTACACCCAGGAACAGGTGGACAGGATTTTCCTGGCAGCGGCAACCGCCGCCAATCAGGCCCGCATTCCCCTGGCCAGGATGGCTGTTGAGGAAACCGGCATGGGTGTGGTGGAAGACAAAGTGATCAAAAACCACTATGCCAGCGAATATATCTACAATGCCTACCGGGACACCAAAACCTGCGGTGTGATTGAAGAAGACAAAGCCGGCGGTATGAAGAAGATTGCGGAGCCCATCGGTGTGGTGGCCGCCGTGATTCCGACCACAAACCCAACATCCACTGCCATTTTCAAATCCCTGATCTGTCTGAAGACCCGCAACGGTATTATCATCAGCCCCCATCCCCGTGCCAAACAGGCCACGATCGCTGCCGCGAAGGTAGTGCTGGAAGCAGCGGTCAAAGCCGGCGCACCGGAAGGCATCATCTCCTGGATTGACGTGCCCAGCCTTGAAATGACCAACACCGTGATGAAGGAAGCGGACATTATCCTGGCGACCGGCGGTCCCGGCATGGTGAAGGCGGCCTACTCCAGCGGCAAGCCAGCCCTGGGCGTGGGCGCCGGCAACGTGCCCGCGGTGATCGACGAAAGTGCGGATATCCTGCTGGCAGTCAACAGCATCATCCATTCCAAGACCTTCGATAACGGCATGATCTGCGCTTCTGAACAGAGCGTGATCGTCGTGGACAGCGTCTATGACAGCGTGAAGGCTGAATTCGCTGCCCGGGGCTGCTGGTTCCTGAAGGGAGAAGAGCTGAACAAGGTCCGGAAGACCATCCTGATCAACGGCGCCCTGAACGCAAAGATTGTGGGACAGAGCGCATACAGGATTGCCGAGCTTGCGGGTGTGACCGTTCCGGAAGGCACGAAGGTGCTGATCGGTGAGGTTGAATCCGTGGATATCTCCGAGGAATTCGCCCATGAGAAGCTATCCCCGGTGCTGGCAATGTACCGGGCACAGGATCTGGAAGACGCGTTTGCGAAGGCTGACAGGCTGATCGCGGACGGCGGTTACGGCCACACCGCTTCCCTGTATATCAATACCCAGAAGAAGCAGGAAGTGCTGGATGCTTTCGCGGCCCGGATGAAGACCTGCCGCATTGTGGTGAACACCCCATCCTCCCAGGGCGGCATCGGTGACCTGTACAATTTCCGGATGATGCCTTCTCTGACGCTGGGCTGCGGCAGCTGGGGCGGAAACTCCGTGTCTGAAAACGTGGGTGTGAAGCACCTGCTGAATATCAAAACCGTGACGGAAAGAAGGGAAAACATGCTCTGGTTCCGCGCTCCTGAAAAGGTATACATCAAGAAAGGCTGCCTGCCGGTGGCCCTGAGCGAACTGAAAACCGTGATGGGAAAGAAAAAGGCCTTCGTGGTAACAGACAGTTTCCTTTACCACAACGGCAACACCAAGCCGATTACCGACAAGCTGGATGAGATGGGAATCAGCCATGCCACCTTCTTCGACGTAGCGCCCGATCCGACCCTGGCCTGCGCCAAAGCCGGCGCCGAGCAGATGCGCCTGTTCCAGCCGGACGTGATCATCGCCCTGGGCGGCGGAAGCGCCATGGACGCGGCAAAGATCATGTGGGTGCTGTATGAGCATCCCGAGGTTGACTTCATGGACATGGCCATGCGCTTCATGGATATCCGCAAGCGGGTATATACCTTCCCGAAGATGGGCGAAAAGGCGTACTTTGTCGCGATCCCCACTTCCGCCGGAACCGGCAGCGAAGTGACTCCCTTCGCGGTTATCACCGATGAACAGAGCGGCGTAAAGTATCCGCTGGCGGATTACGAGCTGCTGCCAAATATGGCAATCATTGACACGGATTTCCATATGACCGCCCCCAAGGGCCTGACCGCGGCCAGCGGTATCGACGCGGTGACGCACGCGCTGGAAGCCTACGCTTCCATGCTGGCAACCGACTATACGGACGGACTGGCCATCCAGGCACTGAAGAACATCTTCACCTACCTGCCCCGGGCTTACGATGACGGCATGACGGACGTGGAAGCCCGTGAGAAGATGGCCAACGCCGCCACCATGGCTGGTATGGCTTTCGCCAACGCTTTCCTGGGTGTGTGCCACTCCATGGCGCACAAGCTGGGCGCCTTCCATCACATTGCCCACGGCGTGGCCAATGCACTGATGATTGAAGAGGTGCTGCGGTTCAACGCCGCGGAAACCCCGGCCAAGATGGGGACCTTCCCCCAGTATGAATATCCCCACACCATGCGGCGGTACGCTGAAGTGGCGGAAGCACTGGGCATTACGGAAGGTACCGACGAAGACAAGCTGGAAGCGCTGATCAAGAAGATCAATGACCTGAAAGCCTATGTGGGCATCAAGTCCACGATCCGGGATTATGTGCCGGATGAGAAGGACTTCCTGGACCGGCTGGACGCCATGACAGAGCAGGCCTTCGACGATCAGTGCACCGGCGCCAATCCCCGGTATCCGCTGATGAGCGAAATCAAGCAGATGTACCTGAATGCCTACTACGGCGGGAAGCACTTCACCGAAACGGCCAAGCCCACTGAGTATGACATTGCCACCTACGAGGATGACGCGGCCAAGAAAGCCTATCGTCCCGGACATAAGCTGTGA
- a CDS encoding redox-sensing transcriptional repressor Rex, with amino-acid sequence MRSSTLSKATMGRLPLYLQFIRTVQTENVSSATVARALGLGEVQVRKDLASICPAGMPKIGYPTERLREDLEAVLGMKQTIPAVVVGAGKLGRALMAYDGFREYGLEIAAAFDTRVTDSSHERKPILPMEEMTGWCREHEVHIGILTVPAGAAQEAADQMVNSGITAILSFVSVPIRVPDTVTVKHENIALSLACLKIVAGMSNETTEEDSHGSEDL; translated from the coding sequence ATGAGGAGCAGTACGCTGTCCAAAGCGACGATGGGTAGGCTGCCGTTGTATCTGCAGTTTATCCGCACCGTACAGACGGAGAATGTTTCATCCGCGACTGTTGCCCGGGCATTGGGACTGGGCGAGGTTCAGGTTCGAAAAGACCTGGCCAGCATCTGTCCGGCGGGGATGCCGAAGATTGGCTATCCGACGGAGCGGCTCCGGGAAGACCTGGAAGCAGTGCTGGGCATGAAGCAGACGATCCCTGCGGTGGTGGTCGGCGCCGGTAAACTGGGCAGGGCCCTGATGGCCTATGACGGATTCCGGGAGTACGGGCTGGAGATCGCGGCGGCGTTCGATACCCGCGTGACCGATTCAAGCCACGAACGGAAACCGATCCTTCCCATGGAAGAGATGACCGGATGGTGCCGGGAACATGAGGTTCACATCGGGATCCTGACCGTACCGGCAGGAGCGGCCCAGGAGGCTGCGGACCAGATGGTGAACAGCGGCATCACAGCGATTCTCAGTTTTGTTTCCGTGCCGATCCGGGTACCGGATACCGTGACGGTGAAGCATGAAAACATTGCGTTATCCCTTGCCTGCCTGAAGATCGTAGCAGGCATGTCCAATGAAACAACGGAGGAGGATTCACATGGATCAGAAGACCTATGA
- a CDS encoding LysR family transcriptional regulator, translated as MSDLVFRAFFYVETEGDESVNILHLKYAVSIADNGSINKAAEEIHVAQPNLSRVIKELEADLGITIFQRSAHGMILTPEGEEFVGRARKILEQVDDMEHMYKSGQPACQRFSISAPRASYISDAFAHFSRSLSKDDAEVFYQETNVLKAVRNILEVGYNLGILRYASKHEKYFREMLEDKDLTGDLIMEFTYCLIMHEDSPLAKMETIRMKDLAGYIQIAHADPYVPSMPLSVVKNEELPDIPRRIYVFERGSQMDLLSENPETFMWVSPIPERLLKNLHLVQRRCVDNQKLYRDVLIRRKNYHLTELDKQFITELTISKRNCMMAENA; from the coding sequence ATGTCCGATCTGGTTTTCCGGGCATTCTTTTACGTTGAGACCGAGGGAGATGAAAGCGTGAACATTCTGCACCTGAAGTATGCTGTGAGCATCGCGGACAACGGCTCCATCAACAAGGCAGCGGAAGAAATTCATGTAGCCCAGCCCAACCTGAGCCGGGTAATCAAGGAACTGGAAGCCGACCTGGGGATTACCATTTTCCAGCGCAGTGCCCACGGTATGATCCTGACCCCGGAAGGGGAGGAGTTTGTGGGCCGGGCCAGGAAGATCCTGGAGCAGGTGGACGACATGGAACACATGTACAAGTCCGGACAGCCGGCCTGCCAGCGCTTTTCCATCTCCGCCCCGCGGGCCAGCTACATCTCCGACGCTTTTGCCCATTTTTCCCGGTCACTGAGCAAGGATGACGCGGAAGTTTTCTACCAGGAAACCAATGTACTGAAGGCTGTGAGAAACATCCTGGAGGTAGGGTATAACCTGGGCATCCTCCGGTATGCCTCCAAGCATGAAAAGTATTTCCGGGAGATGCTGGAAGATAAGGACCTGACCGGGGACCTGATTATGGAATTCACCTACTGTCTGATCATGCATGAGGACAGCCCGCTGGCAAAAATGGAGACCATCCGGATGAAAGACCTGGCCGGATATATCCAGATCGCGCATGCGGATCCCTATGTACCCTCCATGCCGCTGTCCGTGGTCAAGAATGAAGAACTGCCGGATATTCCCCGGAGGATTTATGTGTTTGAGCGGGGCAGCCAGATGGATCTGCTTTCGGAAAACCCGGAAACCTTTATGTGGGTTTCCCCGATTCCGGAGCGGCTGCTGAAGAACCTCCACCTGGTGCAGAGACGCTGCGTGGATAACCAGAAACTGTACCGGGACGTGCTGATCCGCAGGAAGAATTATCACCTGACAGAGCTGGATAAGCAGTTTATAACGGAACTGACAATTTCGAAGAGAAACTGCATGATGGCTGAAAATGCATGA
- a CDS encoding C-GCAxxG-C-C family (seleno)protein — MDMNRREFLRTAGKAALGAVAVSSLPLPVVAEGKETPVWPWKYVPLDKDELLKRCYEKFYEYGGCGGGCFGGIIDIMSEVTGYPYNEMVPGRTCALMGGGFGAGTLCGSLAGALMFVGLVCEPQDAAAVRDQLFAWYREHSFPQYQPEFESITTVAHSINCVDSVGTYMAATGYKMADPERKARCASVTAEVAVKAISLLNVLYGYEEAEPEEEAAPAEEALAANEYIGTGISEIGGEVKVKVTMDGDKIAKIEVLSHNETAGVSDPAFAAIPDAIIAANSTEIDTVSGATKTSEALIAAVNDALAQIKK; from the coding sequence ATGGACATGAACCGCCGTGAATTTTTGCGTACCGCCGGAAAAGCCGCACTGGGTGCGGTCGCAGTCAGCAGCCTGCCGCTGCCTGTTGTGGCGGAAGGGAAGGAAACTCCCGTATGGCCCTGGAAATATGTGCCGCTGGACAAGGATGAGCTGTTGAAGCGCTGCTATGAAAAGTTCTATGAATACGGAGGCTGCGGCGGAGGATGCTTTGGCGGCATCATCGACATCATGAGTGAAGTGACCGGCTATCCCTATAATGAGATGGTTCCCGGCCGCACATGCGCCCTGATGGGCGGCGGCTTTGGCGCGGGAACGCTCTGCGGTTCCCTGGCGGGCGCCCTGATGTTTGTGGGCCTGGTGTGCGAACCCCAGGACGCGGCTGCTGTGCGTGACCAGCTGTTTGCCTGGTACCGGGAACACAGCTTCCCGCAATACCAGCCTGAATTTGAATCCATCACTACCGTGGCCCACTCCATCAACTGCGTTGATTCCGTAGGCACCTATATGGCGGCGACCGGATACAAGATGGCGGATCCGGAACGCAAAGCCCGCTGCGCGTCTGTGACGGCCGAAGTGGCAGTCAAAGCCATTTCCCTGCTGAACGTCCTGTACGGATACGAAGAGGCTGAACCGGAAGAGGAAGCCGCTCCCGCAGAGGAGGCGCTGGCAGCCAATGAGTATATCGGCACCGGCATCAGCGAAATCGGCGGCGAGGTGAAGGTGAAGGTCACCATGGACGGGGACAAGATCGCGAAGATTGAAGTGCTGAGCCACAACGAAACTGCCGGCGTCAGCGATCCGGCCTTTGCGGCCATTCCCGACGCGATCATTGCGGCTAACTCCACCGAGATTGATACAGTTTCCGGCGCGACCAAGACCAGCGAAGCCCTGATTGCCGCCGTGAACGATGCCCTGGCGCAAATCAAGAAATAA
- a CDS encoding carbon starvation CstA family protein produces the protein MNGLLMMIIAIVVLGAGYLVYGRWLAKKWGIDPKTKTPAYELRDGVDYEPADTHVVFGHQFASIAGAGPINGPVQAAVFGWVPVLLWVLIGGVFFGAVQDFSAMYASVKNKGRTIGYIIEEYIGKVGKKLFLLFCWLFCILVVAAFADVVAGTFNGFAADGARITANGSVATTSMLFIVEAVALGFLLRFSKMNKWVNTLIAIALLVVGVAVGLALPVFIPANTWHIIVFIYIMIASVVPVWALLQPRDYLNSYLLVFMILAAVVGIMATNPSINLPAFTSFTVAGTGNLFPILFVTIACGAVSGFHALVSSGTASKQIKNEKHMLPVSFGAMLMESLLAVISLIAVASFAAGEAAAAGYSTPTQVFAGGVANFLEKLGMPHNIIFTLINLAVSAFALTSLDSVARIGRLSFQELFLDASIKDEDMKPWRKVVTNKYFATVITLVLAYILAKMGYKNIWPLFGSANQLLSALALIACAVYLKKTNRKGWMLWIPMVIMLCVTLTALVQKIITLIGDPTAGNILQLAFATALFVLGVIVAVLGFRRLAEKTPQEAQEAQNA, from the coding sequence ATGAACGGTTTACTCATGATGATCATTGCCATCGTTGTACTGGGCGCCGGCTATCTCGTTTACGGCCGCTGGCTGGCGAAAAAGTGGGGTATTGATCCCAAAACCAAGACGCCGGCCTACGAACTGCGGGATGGCGTTGACTATGAACCTGCCGATACCCATGTGGTCTTCGGACACCAGTTTGCTTCCATTGCCGGCGCTGGCCCCATCAACGGTCCTGTGCAGGCGGCGGTTTTCGGCTGGGTGCCGGTGCTGCTGTGGGTCCTGATCGGCGGCGTATTCTTCGGCGCTGTGCAGGACTTTTCCGCTATGTACGCCTCTGTGAAGAACAAGGGACGTACCATCGGCTATATCATTGAGGAATACATCGGCAAGGTCGGCAAGAAGCTTTTCCTGCTGTTCTGCTGGCTGTTCTGTATCCTGGTGGTTGCAGCTTTTGCCGACGTGGTTGCCGGCACATTCAACGGCTTTGCCGCCGACGGCGCCCGGATTACTGCCAACGGCAGCGTTGCGACCACAAGCATGCTGTTTATCGTCGAAGCGGTGGCCCTGGGCTTCCTGCTCCGGTTCTCCAAGATGAACAAATGGGTCAACACCCTGATTGCCATCGCCCTGCTGGTGGTCGGCGTCGCGGTGGGCCTGGCCCTGCCGGTGTTCATTCCGGCCAATACCTGGCATATCATCGTGTTCATCTATATCATGATTGCTTCCGTGGTTCCGGTGTGGGCCCTGCTGCAGCCCCGGGACTACCTGAACAGCTACCTGCTGGTGTTCATGATCCTGGCCGCGGTGGTTGGTATCATGGCGACCAATCCCAGCATCAACCTGCCGGCATTCACCAGTTTCACGGTGGCAGGAACCGGCAACCTGTTCCCGATCCTGTTCGTGACCATCGCCTGCGGCGCCGTTTCCGGCTTCCATGCCCTGGTTTCTTCCGGTACAGCCTCCAAGCAGATTAAGAATGAAAAGCATATGCTGCCGGTTTCTTTCGGCGCCATGCTGATGGAATCCCTGCTGGCTGTGATCTCCCTGATCGCAGTGGCCAGCTTCGCGGCGGGAGAAGCCGCGGCGGCTGGTTATTCCACCCCCACGCAGGTGTTTGCGGGCGGCGTTGCCAACTTCCTGGAGAAGCTGGGCATGCCCCATAACATTATCTTCACGCTGATCAATCTGGCGGTTTCCGCTTTCGCCTTGACCTCCCTTGACTCGGTTGCCCGGATCGGCCGGCTGTCCTTCCAGGAGCTGTTCCTGGACGCCTCCATCAAGGATGAGGACATGAAGCCCTGGCGCAAGGTGGTAACCAACAAATACTTTGCGACGGTGATTACGCTGGTGCTGGCCTATATCCTGGCGAAGATGGGCTACAAGAACATCTGGCCGCTGTTCGGCAGCGCCAACCAGCTGCTCAGCGCACTGGCACTCATTGCCTGCGCCGTTTACCTGAAGAAGACCAACCGCAAGGGATGGATGCTGTGGATCCCCATGGTCATCATGCTCTGCGTGACGCTGACGGCCCTGGTACAGAAGATCATTACGCTGATTGGTGATCCGACCGCGGGGAACATCCTGCAGCTCGCCTTTGCAACAGCCCTGTTTGTCCTCGGCGTGATCGTGGCGGTCCTCGGCTTCAGGCGGCTGGCTGAAAAGACTCCGCAGGAGGCGCAGGAAGCGCAGAACGCATAA
- the ansA gene encoding asparaginase, producing the protein MKQERKRILIIYTGGTIGMMKTRHGYAPQKEKFHQLLDAIPELKAEGMPDWEVVDMDPLLDSSNITVREWNTIGTMIAGNYDRFDGFVILHGTDTMAYTASALSFTLRNNSKPVILTGSQIPLCEIRNDARDNLITAMQVAADDRVHEVCLYFGGKLLRGNRSIKYSADDLIAFESPNFQPLAEVGIEIRYNFPALLPACKETFSLQTLKSVPIGVIKVFPGIQFELFDSIMTERLKGIVIETFGAGNIPGSSDALLPIIRKASENGTIIIVCSQCPHGTVALGAYETSEALRNAGAVSGYDITTEAAVAKLYYLFSCGLEEKEIRSRMEQSLRGEITI; encoded by the coding sequence ATGAAACAGGAACGGAAAAGAATACTGATTATCTATACCGGCGGAACCATCGGCATGATGAAGACCCGCCACGGCTATGCCCCGCAGAAGGAGAAGTTCCATCAGCTGCTGGACGCCATTCCGGAGCTTAAGGCAGAGGGCATGCCGGACTGGGAAGTTGTGGACATGGATCCGCTGCTGGATTCCTCCAACATTACCGTAAGGGAATGGAACACCATCGGCACCATGATTGCCGGCAACTATGACCGGTTTGACGGATTTGTTATCCTCCACGGAACAGATACCATGGCCTATACGGCTTCGGCCCTCTCTTTTACCCTGCGGAACAACAGCAAACCGGTGATCCTGACCGGATCCCAGATTCCGCTGTGCGAGATCCGGAACGACGCCCGGGACAACCTGATTACCGCCATGCAGGTGGCGGCAGATGACCGGGTGCATGAGGTGTGCCTGTATTTCGGCGGGAAGCTGCTGCGCGGGAACCGGTCCATCAAGTATTCCGCGGATGACCTGATCGCCTTTGAATCCCCAAACTTCCAGCCGCTGGCGGAGGTGGGAATTGAGATCCGGTACAATTTCCCCGCACTGCTTCCGGCCTGCAAAGAGACATTTTCCCTGCAGACCCTGAAGAGCGTTCCCATCGGGGTTATCAAGGTTTTCCCCGGAATTCAGTTTGAACTGTTTGATTCGATTATGACAGAGCGGCTGAAGGGAATCGTAATCGAAACCTTCGGCGCCGGCAACATTCCCGGATCCTCGGACGCGCTGCTGCCGATTATCCGCAAGGCCAGTGAAAACGGAACTATTATTATCGTCTGCTCCCAGTGCCCGCACGGCACCGTCGCACTGGGTGCGTACGAGACCTCGGAGGCACTGCGGAACGCAGGCGCGGTCAGCGGGTATGACATCACCACGGAGGCTGCCGTTGCCAAGCTGTACTATTTGTTCAGCTGCGGGCTGGAGGAGAAGGAAATCCGCTCCAGAATGGAGCAGAGCCTGCGCGGAGAAATCACAATCTGA
- a CDS encoding mechanosensitive ion channel family protein, with the protein MNWLKDAGLKLLGGIAVLVIGFLLVHWIGNILKHNKKFHAIEPTLRGFLQNLVKITLSAIVVLTAVNIIGIPMTSVLTLLASGGVAIGLALQGAVGNLLGGLILLILRPIRAGEYVKIGDSEGTVKTVGAYYTELITVDNKQLCLPNGALTNTTIVNFSREGTRRLDLTFSVDYGSDMDQVYRVLNDLVGQETAVLKDPAPQIVLSKCADSSLDFAVRVWVKTADYWPVNFRLLDKGKRALDAAGISIPFPQMDVHVKS; encoded by the coding sequence ATGAATTGGCTCAAGGATGCTGGACTGAAGCTTCTCGGCGGTATCGCGGTGCTTGTGATAGGATTCCTGCTGGTTCATTGGATCGGCAATATTCTCAAGCACAACAAGAAATTCCACGCGATTGAACCGACGCTGCGGGGTTTCCTGCAGAACCTGGTCAAGATCACCCTTTCCGCGATTGTGGTCCTGACCGCCGTGAATATTATAGGTATTCCCATGACCTCCGTTCTGACGCTGCTGGCTTCCGGAGGCGTGGCCATCGGCCTTGCGCTGCAGGGCGCAGTAGGAAACCTGCTCGGCGGACTGATTCTCCTGATTCTGCGGCCGATCCGGGCGGGGGAATACGTAAAGATCGGCGACAGCGAAGGCACCGTCAAAACCGTGGGCGCTTACTATACGGAGCTGATTACCGTGGACAACAAACAGCTCTGCCTGCCCAACGGTGCCCTGACCAATACGACCATTGTCAATTTCTCCCGGGAGGGAACGAGACGGCTGGATCTGACTTTCTCTGTTGACTATGGCAGCGATATGGATCAGGTGTACCGGGTGCTGAACGACCTGGTGGGCCAGGAGACAGCCGTTCTGAAGGATCCGGCTCCGCAGATTGTCCTTTCCAAGTGCGCGGACAGCAGCCTGGATTTTGCAGTCCGGGTCTGGGTCAAAACCGCTGATTACTGGCCGGTGAACTTCCGGCTGCTGGATAAAGGAAAGCGGGCGCTGGACGCCGCCGGTATCTCCATTCCGTTCCCTCAGATGGACGTGCACGTCAAATCCTGA